From Helicobacter sp. MIT 21-1697, a single genomic window includes:
- the panB gene encoding 3-methyl-2-oxobutanoate hydroxymethyltransferase: MLDKKMDIATLKAKKGIEKITAITAYDALMAHIFDGEVDVILVGDSLKMSFGGESETLGASMQEMIYHTKAVCKGAKHSFIIADMPFGSYATPNMALKNALRFYKNTAADALKLEVGIEKLPIIKALCEEGIAIMAHIGLKPQFMRFDGGFKVKGKDEAQAKELIDTALAMQEAGVFGMLIEGVKSEVSARITQALEIPTIGIGAGVECDGQILVWSDAFGFFDEFKPKFVRRYCDGKAMLKDAIRAYAKDVKSQAFPQAKESY; this comes from the coding sequence ATGTTAGATAAAAAAATGGATATTGCCACACTTAAGGCAAAAAAAGGGATTGAAAAAATTACCGCAATTACTGCGTATGATGCACTTATGGCACATATTTTTGATGGCGAAGTTGATGTAATTTTGGTGGGTGATAGCTTGAAAATGAGTTTTGGTGGCGAGAGTGAGACATTGGGTGCAAGTATGCAAGAGATGATTTATCATACAAAAGCAGTGTGCAAAGGTGCGAAGCATTCTTTTATTATTGCAGATATGCCCTTTGGTAGCTATGCTACGCCAAATATGGCGCTTAAAAATGCACTTAGATTCTATAAAAATACTGCAGCAGATGCACTTAAGCTTGAAGTAGGCATTGAAAAGCTCCCTATCATAAAGGCTTTGTGCGAAGAAGGCATCGCGATAATGGCACATATTGGCTTAAAACCGCAATTTATGCGTTTTGATGGAGGCTTTAAGGTAAAAGGAAAAGATGAGGCGCAGGCTAAGGAACTCATAGATACAGCTTTGGCAATGCAAGAAGCGGGCGTATTTGGAATGTTGATAGAGGGGGTGAAATCAGAAGTGAGTGCGCGTATCACACAGGCTTTGGAGATTCCAACCATTGGTATTGGCGCAGGTGTGGAGTGTGATGGGCAGATTCTTGTATGGAGCGATGCTTTTGGGTTTTTTGATGAGTTTAAGCCAAAATTTGTGCGCCGCTATTGTGATGGCAAGGCAATGCTTAAAGATGCGATAAGGGCGTATGCTAAAGATGTTAAATCTCAAGCATTTCCACAAGCTAAAGAGAGCTATTAA
- the lgt gene encoding prolipoprotein diacylglyceryl transferase — METYSVWNRIYDYIDPIAFTLFDISVHWYGIMYVGAMLIALLIAKAFITYHNERFPISQELLDSFFIWVEIGVILGGRIGYVLIYSPHRWEYLMQPWQMFNPYVNGVFVGISGFSYHGAMIGFVLGAMLFCYFKKQSFWIFMDLSAISVPLGYVLGRIGNFFNHELFGRVIESEGFSRDIGILVNGELRYPSQLFEAFGEGIVVFILLMCLLRYAKKSGTLLVAYGVFYALARFICEYFREADSQMGYFAFGLSMGQILSLVMLVLSVLLGLFIFAQKPISPQKIKQRRKNVR, encoded by the coding sequence ATGGAGACTTATAGTGTATGGAATAGAATCTATGATTATATTGACCCCATTGCATTTACACTTTTTGATATAAGTGTGCATTGGTATGGCATTATGTATGTAGGAGCAATGCTTATTGCACTTTTAATAGCAAAGGCATTTATTACCTATCACAATGAACGCTTTCCTATTAGCCAAGAATTGTTGGATAGTTTTTTTATTTGGGTAGAAATTGGTGTTATTTTAGGCGGACGCATTGGTTATGTGCTGATTTACTCTCCCCATCGTTGGGAATATCTTATGCAGCCGTGGCAAATGTTTAATCCTTATGTGAATGGAGTATTTGTTGGCATTAGTGGGTTTAGTTATCACGGGGCAATGATTGGTTTTGTGCTTGGGGCAATGTTATTTTGTTATTTTAAAAAGCAGTCTTTTTGGATATTTATGGATTTATCAGCTATTTCTGTGCCATTAGGCTATGTATTGGGACGCATAGGGAACTTCTTTAATCACGAGCTTTTTGGACGCGTCATTGAGAGTGAGGGTTTCTCACGGGATATTGGAATCCTTGTAAATGGAGAGTTGCGCTATCCAAGTCAGCTTTTTGAAGCCTTTGGTGAGGGCATAGTAGTGTTTATTCTTCTTATGTGTTTGTTGCGTTATGCCAAAAAATCTGGCACTCTTCTTGTCGCTTATGGCGTGTTTTATGCGTTAGCAAGATTTATATGCGAGTATTTTCGTGAGGCAGATTCACAAATGGGATATTTTGCATTTGGTTTATCAATGGGGCAGATTCTAAGTCTTGTGATGTTAGTTCTAAGCGTATTATTAGGATTATTTATTTTTGCTCAAAAGCCCATTTCTCCTCAAAAAATAAAGCAAAGGAGGAAAAATGTTAGATAA
- the ruvA gene encoding Holliday junction branch migration protein RuvA, with the protein MIVGLRGAIIRLDPMYVEIDVGGVIYGVQMSLNATSMLQTKIDSQPNALVKIICAQIIREDAHLLFGFCEEIEKQTFERLIKINGVGPKVAIAILSTYTPTHFAKIIADKDIEALKKVPGIGTKGAAKIMVDIAGFFAQLLQSQESVIPSNNLKYEASLALQSLGFKGSEIQKVLEHIEAPSVSEIVKEALKRLA; encoded by the coding sequence ATGATTGTTGGATTAAGAGGAGCAATAATAAGGCTAGATCCGATGTATGTTGAAATTGATGTGGGAGGTGTAATTTATGGTGTGCAGATGTCTCTTAATGCCACTTCTATGCTCCAAACAAAAATAGATTCACAACCAAATGCTCTTGTGAAAATTATTTGCGCACAAATAATTCGCGAAGATGCGCATTTGCTTTTTGGATTCTGTGAGGAAATTGAAAAGCAGACTTTTGAGCGTCTTATTAAAATCAATGGCGTAGGTCCAAAAGTAGCAATAGCAATTCTTTCTACTTATACGCCAACGCATTTTGCAAAAATTATTGCCGATAAAGATATTGAAGCCTTAAAAAAAGTGCCCGGTATTGGTACTAAAGGTGCAGCAAAAATTATGGTTGATATAGCAGGATTTTTTGCGCAACTTCTTCAATCCCAAGAAAGTGTCATTCCTTCTAATAATCTCAAATATGAAGCATCTTTAGCACTTCAATCACTTGGTTTTAAGGGGAGTGAGATACAAAAAGTGTTAGAACATATTGAAGCACCAAGTGTATCTGAAATTGTTAAGGAAGCTTTAAAGAGACTTGCGTAA
- the ruvB gene encoding Holliday junction branch migration DNA helicase RuvB has product MSVEEGQTNINRVVEMEKYSFESAQELSLRPNVWEEYIGQEKIKKNLKVFIEASKKRKECLDHILFFGPPGLGKTTLSHIIAHEMGCNIKVSAAPMIEKSGDLAAILTNLSEGDILFIDEIHRLSPAIEEILYPAMEDFRLDIIIGSGPAAQTLKIDLAPFTLIGATTRAGMLSNPLRDRFGMSFRLQFYEPKELSKIVITAASKLGRSLSQNGADEIARRSRGTPRIALRLLRRVRDFADVGEYAQDMHNQISLECVRYALNELGVNELGFDELDLRYLAILAESRGKAIGLNTIAAAMSEDEATIEDVIEPYLLANGYLERTAKGRVASPKTYELLRIPFLEQKGLF; this is encoded by the coding sequence ATGAGTGTAGAAGAGGGACAGACAAACATAAATCGTGTGGTAGAAATGGAAAAATATAGCTTTGAAAGTGCTCAAGAGCTATCTTTGCGCCCAAATGTGTGGGAGGAGTATATTGGGCAAGAAAAGATTAAAAAAAATCTCAAAGTATTTATTGAAGCGAGTAAAAAGCGCAAGGAGTGCTTAGATCATATTTTGTTTTTTGGACCACCCGGGCTTGGGAAAACTACACTTAGCCATATTATCGCGCACGAAATGGGGTGTAATATCAAAGTTAGCGCTGCGCCTATGATTGAAAAATCAGGTGATTTGGCAGCGATTTTGACAAATTTGAGCGAGGGAGATATTTTGTTTATTGATGAGATTCATAGGCTTAGTCCTGCGATTGAGGAGATTCTCTATCCTGCAATGGAGGATTTTCGCCTTGATATTATTATTGGCTCGGGTCCTGCAGCACAAACGCTTAAAATTGATTTAGCACCTTTTACACTTATTGGCGCAACTACGCGTGCAGGTATGCTCTCAAATCCGCTTCGGGATAGGTTTGGTATGAGTTTTAGATTACAATTTTATGAGCCAAAGGAACTCTCTAAAATTGTGATTACTGCAGCTTCAAAGCTAGGCAGAAGTCTTTCACAAAATGGTGCAGATGAAATCGCACGCCGCTCAAGAGGCACGCCACGCATTGCTTTGCGATTGCTTAGACGCGTGAGGGATTTTGCAGATGTGGGTGAGTATGCGCAGGATATGCATAATCAAATAAGTCTTGAATGTGTGCGCTATGCGCTTAATGAACTAGGCGTGAATGAATTGGGTTTTGATGAACTTGATTTGCGTTATTTGGCGATTTTGGCAGAATCTAGAGGCAAAGCCATAGGGCTAAACACCATTGCTGCTGCAATGAGCGAAGATGAGGCGACTATTGAAGATGTGATTGAGCCTTATCTTTTGGCAAATGGCTATTTGGAGCGCACAGCAAAAGGGCGAGTAGCAAGCCCAAAGACTTATGAGCTTTTGCGCATACCCTTTTTGGAGCAAAAGGGATTGTTTTAG
- a CDS encoding methyl-accepting chemotaxis protein — protein sequence MLQSFRSKVLFTLFVFIVIGFSILYQIVSTGYENMVVKESKRNAQMLGDSIFQTVRMSMNIGVREMIDAGLDNARKIAGVRSLEIHKSQSVIDLFNMPDKVSEKKDIQHIFESKQSQIAEVYDNGEHNVLLQKPLIADESCMVCHQDGTLKEGDVLGVLELQISTESFYEQIEQSENYLLLTMFIAGMLALSGLYIFFEKELVKSLNRLRDMAKDLTEDGGGDLTKRIAIKSSDEVGITSNYVNKFIQVIQETIAVSKRVSKENTQTCKALLEMSNVLSRNSDAQFELVDRVNLLAQDVSKKLDIAEKTTSSTINDIAQTESILDNFVKNLQAMVELITNSAQTQQDILQCVEELTQHADQIKSILSIIADIADQTNLLALNAAIEAARAGEHGRGFAVVADEVRQLAEKTQKSLNEIAANVNLVTQSVQDVGQTIKDTTKDMMYITEKTSPLIDDAHHTQQNLVLTKQNSIHLKEISTSITQSTKELAQMMQEIVASSESTQSVGHTIQKDVNDMSQKAQELDSAITKFKT from the coding sequence ATGTTACAATCATTTCGTTCTAAAGTGCTTTTTACATTATTTGTTTTTATTGTCATTGGTTTTAGTATTTTATATCAAATTGTCTCTACTGGATATGAAAATATGGTGGTAAAAGAGAGCAAAAGAAATGCTCAAATGCTCGGAGATTCTATTTTTCAAACCGTGCGTATGAGTATGAATATTGGTGTGAGAGAAATGATTGATGCAGGATTAGACAATGCGCGCAAAATAGCAGGTGTGCGCTCACTTGAGATACATAAGTCTCAAAGTGTTATTGATTTGTTTAATATGCCTGATAAGGTAAGTGAAAAAAAAGACATTCAACATATTTTTGAAAGTAAGCAATCCCAAATTGCTGAAGTTTATGACAATGGTGAGCATAATGTGCTCCTCCAAAAACCTCTTATTGCCGATGAGAGTTGTATGGTATGTCATCAAGATGGCACACTTAAAGAGGGTGATGTGCTTGGAGTGCTTGAGCTACAAATCTCCACAGAAAGTTTTTATGAGCAAATTGAACAAAGTGAAAATTATCTTTTGCTTACAATGTTTATTGCGGGTATGTTGGCTTTATCGGGACTTTACATCTTTTTTGAAAAGGAACTTGTCAAATCTCTTAATCGTTTGCGTGATATGGCAAAAGATTTAACAGAAGATGGTGGCGGAGACCTTACAAAACGTATTGCCATTAAGAGTAGTGATGAAGTGGGAATTACCTCAAATTATGTAAATAAATTTATTCAAGTTATTCAAGAAACTATCGCTGTGAGCAAACGTGTCAGTAAAGAAAATACACAGACTTGCAAGGCTTTATTAGAGATGTCAAATGTATTATCAAGAAATTCTGATGCGCAATTTGAGCTAGTTGATAGAGTGAATTTACTTGCTCAAGATGTCAGCAAAAAGCTTGATATTGCGGAGAAAACGACAAGCTCAACCATAAACGATATTGCCCAAACCGAAAGTATTTTAGATAATTTTGTTAAAAATCTTCAAGCTATGGTTGAGCTTATTACCAATTCTGCTCAAACACAGCAAGACATTCTTCAGTGCGTTGAAGAGCTCACCCAGCACGCAGACCAAATTAAATCAATTCTTTCAATTATCGCCGATATAGCTGATCAAACAAATCTCTTAGCTCTTAATGCTGCTATTGAAGCAGCAAGAGCAGGAGAACACGGCAGAGGATTCGCAGTTGTCGCAGATGAGGTGCGACAACTCGCAGAAAAAACACAAAAATCACTCAATGAAATTGCAGCAAATGTAAATCTTGTAACGCAAAGTGTCCAAGATGTTGGGCAGACAATTAAAGATACTACAAAAGATATGATGTATATTACAGAGAAAACCTCGCCTTTGATTGATGATGCACACCATACACAACAAAATCTTGTCCTTACAAAGCAAAATTCTATTCACCTCAAAGAAATTAGCACTTCAATCACTCAAAGTACCAAAGAATTAGCCCAAATGATGCAAGAGATAGTGGCTTCTTCAGAATCTACACAGAGCGTAGGACATACTATACAAAAAGATGTAAATGATATGTCGCAAAAAGCCCAAGAACTTGATAGTGCTATTACGAAATTTAAAACATAA
- the murJ gene encoding murein biosynthesis integral membrane protein MurJ, producing the protein MIKKAFLTNSSGILLSRIAGLIRDLCTAKFLGASVYSDIFFAAFKLPNLFRRIFGEGAFTQSFLPNFIHSRKKGMFALITFIIFALFILFLSFLVVFFSGFFTKLLAYGFDDATIELAKPIVVINFWYLELVFIVTFLSSLLQYKNCFWVNAYNTALLNVAMIGALLLARDKDSMHIVYMLSYGVLCGGIAQIMLHFYPLYRLRFFKLLCVGVIELWQWIRTKEPDSKLKYKIRCAKSEIKTFFKQFFPAMLGSSTAQLATFTDTLLASFLVSGSISALYYANRIFQFPLAIFAIAISTALFPLVAKAIKNKQTDVALNALKKSFWFLFIVLCMCVLGGIMLSEEIISLLYQWGKFSADDTRIVAQVFSAYMIGLVPFGLSKIFSLWLYSHQMQGKAAKISAIALGCGVLFSLVLMHPFGAMGLALSGSLSGFVLFALTIRIFGFKQFLGIINNKKACLLLVGIVGLESLLLWYLKPHIKALVDAFHLFVRNIL; encoded by the coding sequence TTGATTAAAAAAGCATTTTTAACAAATAGTAGCGGAATCTTACTTTCTCGGATAGCTGGATTAATTCGTGATTTATGCACAGCGAAATTTCTAGGAGCAAGTGTATATAGCGATATTTTCTTTGCCGCCTTTAAGCTTCCTAACCTCTTTCGCCGCATATTTGGCGAAGGTGCTTTTACACAGAGTTTTTTGCCAAATTTCATTCATAGTCGCAAAAAAGGTATGTTTGCTTTAATTACTTTTATTATTTTTGCGCTTTTTATTTTATTTCTTTCATTTTTGGTAGTATTTTTTAGCGGATTTTTTACAAAACTTCTTGCATATGGCTTTGATGATGCAACCATTGAACTTGCCAAACCTATCGTAGTGATTAATTTTTGGTATTTAGAGCTTGTTTTTATTGTTACTTTTCTCTCCTCTTTATTGCAATATAAAAACTGCTTTTGGGTGAATGCTTACAATACTGCACTTTTAAATGTTGCAATGATTGGTGCTTTGCTTTTGGCACGAGATAAAGATTCTATGCACATTGTCTATATGCTAAGCTATGGTGTGCTATGCGGTGGAATAGCACAAATTATGCTTCATTTTTATCCACTCTATCGCTTGAGATTTTTTAAGCTTTTATGTGTAGGCGTTATAGAACTATGGCAATGGATACGCACTAAAGAGCCAGATTCTAAGCTCAAATATAAAATCCGCTGTGCAAAAAGTGAAATAAAGACTTTCTTTAAACAATTTTTTCCTGCTATGCTTGGGAGTTCTACGGCTCAACTTGCCACTTTTACAGATACTCTTCTTGCTTCATTTCTTGTTAGCGGGAGTATTAGCGCACTTTACTATGCGAATAGAATCTTTCAATTTCCTTTGGCAATCTTTGCCATAGCCATATCAACTGCGCTCTTTCCCCTTGTGGCAAAAGCAATCAAAAACAAACAAACTGATGTTGCGCTCAATGCCTTGAAAAAATCATTTTGGTTTTTATTTATCGTTCTTTGTATGTGTGTGCTTGGTGGTATTATGCTAAGCGAGGAGATTATTAGCCTTCTTTATCAATGGGGCAAATTCAGTGCAGATGACACTCGTATCGTAGCACAAGTCTTTAGCGCATATATGATTGGGTTAGTGCCTTTTGGATTAAGTAAAATTTTCTCCCTTTGGCTTTATTCTCATCAAATGCAAGGCAAAGCGGCGAAGATTTCAGCTATTGCTTTAGGTTGTGGAGTCCTATTCTCTCTTGTGCTTATGCACCCATTTGGAGCGATGGGATTGGCATTATCAGGTAGTTTGAGTGGCTTTGTGCTTTTTGCCCTCACAATTAGAATCTTTGGCTTCAAGCAATTCTTAGGTATAATAAACAATAAAAAAGCGTGCTTACTTCTTGTGGGCATTGTGGGCTTAGAATCTCTGCTTTTGTGGTATCTTAAACCCCATATCAAAGCACTCGTTGATGCTTTTCATCTCTTTGTAAGGAATATTTTATGA